CCAGAGGGACACCCTGCATCTGAACCAAGCAAGCAAGGAGGGCCTCGGAGGGAAGTGGGAGGTCCCCGCTGAGCCCAAGGGCAGATCCCACCCCTGTCCTGAGTGCCAGAAAAGCTTTAGCTGCCCTTCTCTCCTAGTTTTGCACAGGAGAAGCCACAATGGGGAGAAGCCCCACCTGTGCACCAAATGTGGGAAGGACTTCAGCTGCCTCTCGACCCTGGATCAGCACTGGTGTCTGCACACAGGAGAGAAGGCATATCtgtgccctgagtgtgggaagagcttcacccggtcctacagcctggcccagcaccagcgcatccatacaggggagaagccatatcagtgccatgggtgtgggaagagcttcacccggtCCTACCAACTAACCatacaccagcgcatccacacggggGCAAAGCCACATCAatgttctgagtgtgggaagagtttcatcCACTCCTCCAGCTTGACCAAACACCACCggatccacacaggggaaaagctacatcagtgctctgaatgtgggaagagcttcacccactctagcctggcccagcaccagcgtgtCCACACAGGGAACAAGCCACATGAGGTCTGTGAGTATGTAAGTGTTTCAGCCACTCCTCCAACCTGGCCAGacaccagcatatccacacaggagagaagccaggtcAGTTCTCTGAgtatgggaagagcttcacctagtGTTCCAACTTGGCCCAGCACTAGCGCATCCATGCAGGGGAGAAGTCCCATTAGTGCTCTGTGTATAGGAAGAGCTTTACTCACTTCTTCAGCCTGGCGAATCACCAGCATAAGTACACAGGAGCACAGCCACAAAAGCGCTGCAAGTGTAGGAAGAGTTTCATCCAGTCCTTCCACCTTGCCcagcaccagtgcatccacacAGGGAAGGAGCCACATTATTGTTCTGTATGGGGGAAGAGATTCAGAGAGTCTTCCATCCTGAGGCAGCACCAGCACCTCCACATGACAGAGAGGCCACACTGCGGATCTATGCATGAGAATATTTTCCAGGACTCCTGCACCCTGGCCAAACACCAgtgcatccacactggggagcacccataattctgccagcagtgcagggagggcttggggatgcctgcctgctcagctcccgcctcctgctgctggaatGCAGAAAGATTTCACGCAGCCTTTGGGCCTTGTGGGGCACCCCAGAACTAGAAGGATCCAGAGGCTGGCTTCCAAGCTTTGATTGTGGGGAGGGGCCAAGAGGAAACACTGGGCAGAGGCCAGCCCAGACACTGGGGGAACCTGTAAGGAGACTATCTTTGTATCAACTTTGGAGCCTGTGCTTTTGCCATCGTTCTAAAAGCAGCCAGTGTTCTCGGGGCAGAAGCGCCTTCCTAGTAGGGTGCCCTCCCCCAGACAGGTGGCTCCAAGTGCCTCTAGGACCTGTCCTTGGCCCTCCTGTGCCCACTGGGGCCTGCAAGGAGGTGCTGCTGCTACCCCTCAGCCCATCTTGGCATGTTTTGCTTTTCAGTTTCTCTCCAGAGCTCTGCACccctgggtgcctgccacttctctgctttcctgcccttcGCAGCACTCTGTAATGCAGCCTGTGGTCAGAAAGCTGCAGCACTGAACACTATATCCCTGTGTCTGGTCTCCTGACCCTCTCCAGAGCTGTGAGATGGGAACCAATCAAGGCCCAGaacctttccagggcagatctccCTGTGAATTCCCAGCCCTTTCCCTTTGAGGATTCACCATGGTCCAAGGATTGTTGCAAACACTTTGGCGCAGAAGTTGGTCACGCTCAAGGCCTCTTTTCCCTGTGTACTACTGTGCAGCAAGGCCCCTGCCCTTTGGAAGAAGCCTGGGGCCAGTAGAGTGCCTTTTCTGGACATCCTGAGTGAATATATGGTTTTCATATGACTGGGAGCCACCCAGAGCTCAAGTTGCCTCTGTCTCCTCACTAGGGAGTGCAGGGCAGACACACATGGGTGCAAGCACACACTAGACTCACTGGTCCCATTTCTCCTTCTGGTCCAGGAAAGCCTGCTGTCTCTTGTCCAGAGCCAAACGTTAGCAGGGCTGCATCCCCTGCAGGGAGCAATAACTCCTGAAAGGAATCCTAGAAAgttggggttgggagggacctcaggaggtcacatctagtccagccccctgctccaagcaggaccagccccaactacatcatcccagccaaggttttgtctaagcaggttttgaaaacttccaaggatggagcttcccccacctctctaggtaacctgttccagtgcttcaccaccctcctagtgagcccattgctccttgttctgtcatctgcccccactaagaaccgtccagctccagcctctctgcaaccccctgcagggagttgaaggctgctatcaaattccccttcagtcttctccagactcaatcagcccagttccctcagcctctcctcacaagtcctgtcccccagtccccagccattttccttgccctctgctggactctctacaacgtctccacatcctttctgtgtggggggaccacagctggacacaagactccagatgtggcctcctcagtgctgaatagaggggaagaatcactgccctccatctgctggcagtgctcctaccaatgcagcccaggataccattagccttcttggcagtaAGGACAcattgctggctcctgtccagctccttctcccctgtccctccaggtccttttctgcagagctgctgcccagccagttgcccccagcctgtcccagtgcaggGGATTGtctcatcctaagtgcaggactttgcacttgtccttgttgaaccacatgagattccttttggcccaatcctccaatttgtcttggtcactgaatcctagccctgtcctccagcatatctactgctccctccagcttggtgccatctacaaacttgctgagggtgcactctgtgccatcttccaggttgatgaagacattgaacaaaaccggccccaggaccggGGCACTCCATGCAAgaccagctgtcaactagacatcgagACATTgatttactaccctctgagcccgtgCTTCAGTCAGTTTTCTTTcccccttacagtccattcatccaacccatacttccttagcttgcctgccaGAATTTTGTGggggaccatatcaaaagccttgctaaaatcagtGTATAtaacatccaccagtctccctgcatccacagagccagtcaccttgtcatagaaggcaattggaTTGTTTAGGCATGagttgcccctggtgaatccctGCTACTTtatcctaatcacctttttctcctccaagtgcttcaaaatggattccttgaggatctgctccatgattttttccagggacttaaGTGAGGCTGACCGatctagttccctggatcctccttcttccctttctaaaaatgcctgtgtggggggtgtggggcttTGACATGAGGGTGGAGTGGACAGCCAGTGGTTTGGGGGTGACCTGGGCATAGCTGTGCCTGTGTTCTGCTCGGGGCCATTCCAGGCAtgtgggctttgctggctgccacGCGGAGCTGGCTGCGAATCCTGGCCTCAACCCGCTTCTGCTACGTGTGTCAGGGGGTGtcctgtttttaagccttcctcccAGGCACTGGGTGTGTGGCCATGTCCTGAGCCTTTCTGGATAGGCTGGGACTAGCCTCTACATAAGAATAGTGTTGAACTGACACTAGCGTATTAATCTTTTAATTAGATGTATTATTATCTAGTTTTATTTAGATGTTATTGTTATGCAATGCAAGGCTTGGACCCCACTTattattgcttagcataaatagAATAGTTATTTTATGTCTAGTTACAAATCAAGTTATTCGTCTATACTCtgattattatattttatattctttcaTAACATTTGGATGCATGGATGAATGAATGTAGAATCAATAGTAAAAGCAGAGCAAGCTATGAATACGTGTCAGTAAGCAAGTTACCAAATGGCAGATCATGCTGAAGATGGCTAAAGAACCAGTTGGTGCCAGACGAGGAAGAGATCATCAGCAGAGACCAGCTTAAAACAAGGCCTGGACAGCATCCCAAGGCTACAGGACTCCCTTTGCGATGGGCATGGCCTACTCCGTGATAACAGAGGAACGCTGAATGATGCTAGCGCCTGGGGCAATGATGCATGAGCTTGACTTCATGCCAGAATGGAAAAGTACCCTAGTCTCAAACAAAGACTTGTAATCTCTATGAAAGAAGAGACTTAACAGTATAAAGGTGGGAACTCACTCTGCAAACTTCACGGAAGCATGGGTGTGTCTGTACACCTTGCTTCCAATGGGATCTCAATATGCCTAGGCTGGCCACCTAGAGCAAATATTGAGCAACTGACTTTGGTAACTATAACACCTGCAGAGAGAACGAGAATAAATGTCTATATGTATGTATTGTTTTAATGCTGTTGTAGTCTCAATAAACACAGCAAATTGCTTTGTCCCTCCTGATAGAGGTCCCACTTGTTTGTAAATACAAGCAGTCCTCAAACTTACGACACAACTGGTTCTTGAAAACTGTGTCTGAAGTCGAAatgtaactcggaaccgattttcccataggaatcaatattataaatgggggattggttcctgaaccaaggcctaataccctattttcaccaaaaataacccagaattttcaaTTCAACCAATTataaatgagtaatatagctacaatcatgtatttatgttgtaaatagcaatcatattgatttggaaggacttctttgtcGTGACTtcgctggactttttgaagggctcttggctggagtcttctcaggagtcttggctgcaggtttttctggagtctcatctgctttcttaaagaaaatgtccaaggaagtttggacagacgttctccagggagatgggtgatgcagcgaacttgttcactggtgtggcgtggcatcagatcaagtgttgtaaagtcgaaactcaCATCAAAGTTGAAACGGGGTCAATTTAAAAAGGTTGTAGGTGTGAAAcataactcaaaatgttgtaagtcgaggactgcctgtataataCACGCTTTGTGCGTATTACTATAGTAGTAGTTGTTGGGATTATTGCTATCACTGCTACTGTTATTGTGACTAGTGGTGTTATTTATTGCAATAGTATGAATCACAATAATAATACTATAGCTATAAGTACTGCTCTATTTATGCTAGCAATGCTAGCTGTTGTGCTAAGACTAGTAACAGTAatgttactactactactactgctttTTCTCTTAGAGTAATGGTAATAGGGATACTACTAATGTTACTATggcattattattactactatttttgtattattattattattattattattattattattattattgcaatagcagtagtagtaaaaatattatttctatgCCTATTGTTATTATTCTTAATATAACCATATTAAGAATTGCTATTCCTATTGCTATGATTATTACTGCTAACACTATAGCTGTTAACATTAATATTCCTATCAGACAGATTCTGGCACCACTTCCTTACCCTGCTCAGCTGTCCACCAGGACAAAGGTCGGTCCAATGACTGTGATCATGGCTGACAGTGGGTCTCCTCACCCAGAGGGCTGGAGGTGTCCTGCTGTGCCCCAGACATCCCCCCCAGGCTTATCCTGCACTTGACTCTGGTTCCTGGAACCGTGGAAGAGAAAAGGTAGCAGCTAGAGGCCACTGGAGCTGGAGGATCGGCGAAGGCCCCAGTATTTGGAGGCAGTCCGGCCTGTGGGGAATGTCATCATGCGGAGCACACACTCCCATGAGTCTCCAACAGGGTCCAACCCCCTTTGGTGAATCAGAACAGAATTGTTTCAACACTTTTTGGCCCTGCAGCACTACTCTTGGGGCATATTTCCAGCCTTGTGGCATCATGTGGATAGGAAGTAGTAAAACCAAGGCTATGTTGATGTGGGATTGGTGCCAGTCACTGGCTGCCGTTTTTGATACTGGAGGTCATGGCACATGGTGTGTTCTTAAGCATCCTTTGGCAATAGTTTGGTCTGTCTCCAATGTCGGCTGATGTACCCCTCCATGAGGTAACGCGTGCACAAGGCTTTAGGGTGGGGATgtcttgctgaaggcatagccaCCTCTTTCAGGCAAATGGCTTTGTCGCAGCTCAGATGGGCATTGCTGGGCAGAGAGGTGCAGCTTGATATTGCAAGGGAAATCGAATCTGGTCATGTTGAAGCCTTTTCGAGATGATGCGCAATTGGCAATAATTGTGGCCTAAAGTTAACCCCAGTAAAATGAATGCTGGGGAACATCCAGAAAAATAGAGCCACATTATCATCTCAATTTATGGCTCCCGTCAGGACTAATCAACGTGGGAACAGGAAAATATTGCAGGTGTATGAGGCTGTGCTATTATAAAGCTTCAAAAATGTATAACATTCCTGGCTGGAGAAGCCACAGGCCCAACCTGCGGACGTGTTTCTGGAGGATGCAGCACACACAGACAGCCCAGGGCCTCAGGACCAGCAACCTTGTGGACCCAGAGAGGAGCCCCCGCCCAACCCTGAGCCAGGTGAGTGTCCAGGTGCTGGCTGGAGCGTGGGTCTGGGTGCTGCAGTACCTGTCCTCCGTCTTCCTCACTCCCACGTGCTGAAGGCTCTGGCTGCCGCAGTCACAGGCCCATACGAGAGAGGAGCAGGtctttcccctgccaggagcaccAGGCCTGACCTGtgccttctcttccccccacaggtgcaggggccctgggcagagctcATCAGCAGCCTCCTGAAGAAGGGTCTGCAAACCTGGAGCTGCCGAGGACTtccccagggaggctgggggagcggggtgcCCTGAGCGGggccagctgcagaaggggcagggcaggccagcaaggcagggggagagcacggaggtgagcagggcaccagctccagctgcagaggggagtgcagctggggccacacctgggaggagaggggcacTGTCAAGTGCTTAGGGTGTGGACAGCTGGGAAGCCACAAATCTCTGGTGACAGAGGTTGCAACTGCACCCAGCCAGTGTTTGACAGAGCTTGCTCTGCGGTGCCAATAGCTAAGGGTGCTGACACAGGAAGGCCAAGCACATAAAACGTAATGAGCTGAGTCAGTGCAGACATGTGGTCCCCTACATCCACAGCTGCACCCATGTCAGTGAAAAAGGGCGGATTTTGCACCCCATTGTGTCAtggcccagcctgcagagagctgtcGCGCAGAGTGATCCTGGagagggcagtgggggctggaggcacCTGGAACAGGAGATGCTGATGGGgaaacgcttgtgcctgcagctccaggaggcctttGAGGACATGGCTGTGTACTTCacggaggagtgggagctgctggaggatGCACAGAAGGGGCTTTACTGGGACCAGATGCTTAGGAACTGCcgagccctcgtttccctgggtaaagctctttCCTGCTTCTCCCTACAGCCATGTCAGTGCTGACACTTACTGCCTTCTCCCTGCTTTTTTGCACTCTTGTCCTCATCAGTGTTTCCCTGGGAGTTGAAATCCTTGTCCTCCCCAAGGTTCTGTGCACAGTCAGGCCTCTCACACTTCATACCAACATCTCCTGCTCCATTTCATCCAGCTGCCTTCACCTGAGTCTTCCCCATTCCTGTCAGCTCTGGTGCTTCCGTATCCAGCCGTGTCTGGGCGAGGAgatctccctttcccttctcagcACGGTCATGTCATCTCTAATTCATTGGGCAGAAATATTCACCGCTAGCTGTTTCTTGGGTAAtatttcctccctgccctgccctgcctagcatgTCCTGTCTAACACATGTAACACTCCGAATGTGCTCAGTCAGTGGTGTCTAGATCCCCTTTCTCCTCTGGTCATGAGCCAGTAGAAGGTAATGGAAGTCTTATCCTCTACTGCTGCCACCCTTGAGTCTGTCTCTAGcgacatgtgcacatgcaccagAACCAGGGTCCTTGTATCACCGGGTCCCTGGAAGCTTCTGCCCACGTTCTTTCTAATGCCTTCATCTCCACAGGTTGCAGGTGTTGGCTTGGCTGTGTTTACTTGGAGACCTGGCCCAAGCTTGCTCTGCCATTTTCAGTTGTCTTGTCCTCTTCCCAAAAGGCCTCTGCATGTCACACTTCCGTCATGGCGATAAAATGGAACGGGTTCAGCCACCAGTGTGTCCAGCGTGTCTTCATTTTGGTTCCTTGTAATAATGAAACTTTGTCTCTCTGCTGTATCAAAGGACACTGCATCTCCACCTCCATCCCTGCGAACTCTTGGTCTCGCACTCTTCTTATATCTTAAAGTGGTTGGTGCTTTGTTTCCTTTGGATATCCCCCCACTACCTAGATGACAAAGGCCATCACCAATtgaaggcttctccctgcagtaCTCTTGTCTTTTATCCTAAATTTCATCCCAAATCCAAGTTTGTTAGTTTGCATCCAGTACCCAGTCACAAACGTTCTTTAACCAttgccccaaacaggatatcaaggTCCAACACCCAACTTAATCCGCCGCATCCAGGGAGGACAGGAGGAGCTCTGGGTCAGTGATGATGAGGATCATGGGGACATCTCTGTGTCGGAGGACCTCCCAGCAAGTGAGTTGTGGCGGTTCCCTCTTCCGACTCCCCTCTCACAAATGCTCCGTGCCCAGTGACAGGGTGCCTGGAGCCTGCAGACCTGCCCTGCGCTGCCCTTTCAGGGCACTGAGCTCGAATAG
This sequence is a window from Alligator mississippiensis isolate rAllMis1 chromosome 15, rAllMis1, whole genome shotgun sequence. Protein-coding genes within it:
- the LOC102572263 gene encoding zinc finger protein 3-like isoform X3, which produces MQPTRALLQPGDSWPEQLWTQPPDVSLKEVAQRDSLGPRDQPPHGLTKESTPNPESDEKPDAGALGRAHQQHPEEGPANLELPRTSPGRLGERGALSPEQGQLQKGQGRLARQGESMELREAFENVAVYFTREEWELLEDAQKGLYRDQMLRNCRALVSLGYRGPMPDLILCMQRGQEELWVSDEKDHGDISRLEDLSPGGAWLLSRPEEHSPKAGPANLEPAQTSLGSLGEMESLTSVEEQWLKSQGWPQKHMENKAGKQAPSLLGRESGEGSEARGSPRHREEFVELKSHEGKLYQRDTLHLNQASKEGLGGKWEVPAEPKGRSHPCPECQKSFSCPSLLVLHRRSHNGEKPHLCTKCGKDFSCLSTLDQHWCLHTGEKAYLCPECGKSFTRSYSLAQHQRIHTGEKPYQCHGCGKSFTRSYQLTIHQRIHTGAKPHQCSECGKSFIHSSSLTKHHRIHTGEKLHQCSECGKSFTHSSLAQHQRVHTGNKPHEVCEYVSVSATPPTWPDTSISTQERSQVSSLSMGRASPSVPTWPSTSASMQGRSPISALCIGRALLTSSAWRITSISTQEHSHKSAASVGRVSSSPSTLPSTSASTQGRSHIIVLYGGRDSESLPS